One region of Hydrogenobaculum sp. Y04AAS1 genomic DNA includes:
- a CDS encoding DsrE family protein codes for MMEVEGQKVLILMTSGPKTPHRCATPFFIGALMASNDAIVEIFFNMDGTNLIRKGVPESIYPGGDSCVASQKPKSVYEFMKDAKAAGVKLYSCKQAIDSSGLKEDELIPLLDGVVPAGEFAQKSLEADKVIIF; via the coding sequence ATGATGGAAGTAGAAGGCCAAAAAGTTTTAATACTTATGACCAGTGGGCCAAAAACACCTCATAGATGCGCTACACCGTTTTTTATAGGGGCTTTGATGGCTTCAAACGATGCAATAGTAGAGATATTTTTTAATATGGATGGCACAAATCTAATACGAAAGGGTGTTCCAGAGTCTATATACCCTGGTGGGGATTCTTGTGTAGCAAGTCAAAAACCAAAATCAGTATATGAATTTATGAAAGATGCTAAAGCTGCCGGTGTTAAACTTTATTCTTGCAAGCAGGCTATAGACTCGTCGGGTTTAAAGGAAGATGAGTTAATACCGTTGTTAGATGGTGTAGTTCCGGCTGGGGAATTTGCTCAAAAATCTTTGGAAGCTGATAAGGTAATAATCTTTTAA
- a CDS encoding glycine cleavage system protein H, which translates to MVDHNGCLIPKDLYYDIENQVWIRLEPDGNVTYGLTDVGQTRSGKLLHIRIKDVGKKIPKGKPVASLESGKWAGPIPCIVEGEVVRRNEELLEQADIINYDPYGRGWIVTLKPVNLERDLKDLVTGEEAIRKMKEYIDREDIICMRCT; encoded by the coding sequence ATAGTTGATCATAACGGTTGTTTGATACCAAAAGATTTGTATTACGATATAGAAAATCAAGTGTGGATTAGATTAGAACCAGACGGTAATGTAACGTACGGTCTTACAGATGTAGGTCAAACCAGATCTGGTAAGCTTCTACATATACGCATAAAAGATGTCGGTAAGAAAATACCTAAAGGTAAACCAGTGGCATCGTTAGAGAGTGGTAAATGGGCTGGTCCTATACCTTGTATCGTAGAGGGTGAAGTAGTAAGAAGAAACGAAGAGTTGCTAGAGCAAGCTGATATAATAAATTACGATCCATATGGTAGAGGTTGGATAGTAACTTTAAAACCTGTAAATTTAGAAAGAGATTTAAAAGATTTGGTAACTGGTGAAGAAGCTATTAGAAAAATGAAAGAGTATATAGATAGAGAAGATATTATTTGTATGAGGTGTACATGA
- a CDS encoding 4Fe-4S dicluster domain-containing protein: MAIHERGLVEQERIIKKDRIVIDGVDASGDWNLIILPRVIDDYDLDFAKDIINHPQGKTINQCYQCSYCTASCPVHNYWDEKYNPRHFIYLARLGMLDELQKRADVIWRCVSCHKCTHRCPKGVLVEEVLKVIVNQMSKRGLIEEYPSKKFDKFFTESVIEYGRIEDGELLFGWMEKQGFNVMKDPILKKPIPFAGGLPDWLKSLAIKPLKGMNIDFLILNAKHMLIHPRTQNWNRFKQVLERVIREEGIMTH; the protein is encoded by the coding sequence ATGGCTATTCATGAACGTGGCCTTGTAGAGCAAGAACGTATAATAAAGAAAGACAGAATAGTTATAGACGGTGTTGATGCATCTGGAGACTGGAACCTTATAATACTTCCTCGCGTAATAGATGATTACGATTTGGATTTTGCCAAAGACATCATCAACCACCCCCAAGGAAAAACGATAAACCAGTGTTATCAGTGCTCATACTGTACAGCTAGCTGTCCTGTGCATAACTATTGGGATGAGAAATACAACCCAAGACACTTCATATATTTAGCAAGGTTAGGTATGCTAGATGAGTTGCAGAAAAGAGCAGATGTAATATGGAGATGCGTATCTTGTCACAAATGTACGCATAGATGTCCAAAAGGCGTTTTGGTAGAGGAAGTATTAAAGGTAATAGTAAATCAAATGTCAAAAAGAGGCCTTATAGAAGAGTACCCATCTAAAAAGTTTGACAAGTTCTTTACTGAAAGTGTCATAGAATACGGACGTATAGAAGATGGAGAGCTTTTGTTTGGATGGATGGAAAAACAAGGTTTTAATGTAATGAAGGATCCAATCCTCAAGAAACCAATACCTTTTGCAGGTGGTTTGCCAGATTGGTTAAAAAGCTTAGCTATCAAACCGTTGAAAGGTATGAACATAGATTTCTTGATATTAAATGCCAAACATATGTTGATACATCCAAGAACTCAAAACTGGAATAGATTCAAACAAGTTCTTGAAAGAGTTATAAGAGAAGAAGGCATAATGACTCATTAA
- a CDS encoding DsbC family protein, translated as MYKKLLLSIVAFGMMISSAYAKDACPSKTDVKSILKNFNLPPTLKIEDVSPSKRLKGFCEVVFKVSPLNAQYFFISKDGNYIIQGQVIDIKHKSLVAPDLSKYEKLSKHQLKKLESHVDFVYNGKSAKNFVYFITDPQCPFCHEAENPLKEWAKKNHIAIKVILYPVQTPTGSLHPGSVKKSAELLCDNNASYSMLEFMYSAPVPKSPCKKGLEKVKENISYLQGLGVDGTPTFVGPTGKVETGIANSKEAMYKEFDNLIK; from the coding sequence ATGTATAAAAAATTGTTGCTATCTATTGTTGCTTTTGGTATGATGATAAGTAGTGCTTATGCAAAGGACGCTTGTCCATCAAAAACAGATGTTAAAAGCATATTGAAAAATTTTAATCTACCGCCTACTCTAAAAATAGAGGATGTATCTCCATCCAAAAGGCTTAAAGGTTTTTGTGAAGTGGTGTTTAAGGTATCTCCTCTAAACGCTCAATACTTTTTTATAAGCAAAGATGGAAACTATATAATACAAGGTCAAGTGATAGATATAAAGCATAAGTCTTTGGTGGCCCCAGATCTATCTAAGTATGAAAAGCTGTCAAAACATCAACTAAAAAAGTTAGAAAGTCATGTTGATTTTGTATACAACGGTAAAAGCGCTAAAAACTTTGTATATTTCATAACAGATCCTCAATGTCCGTTTTGTCACGAAGCGGAAAACCCTCTTAAAGAATGGGCTAAGAAAAACCATATAGCAATAAAAGTAATTTTATATCCTGTACAAACACCAACAGGTTCTTTGCATCCTGGTTCTGTTAAGAAATCCGCTGAGCTTTTATGTGACAACAACGCTAGTTATAGCATGCTGGAGTTTATGTATAGCGCTCCGGTACCAAAAAGCCCTTGTAAAAAAGGTTTAGAAAAAGTAAAGGAAAATATATCATATTTGCAAGGTTTAGGAGTAGATGGAACGCCTACATTTGTGGGTCCTACTGGAAAAGTGGAAACTGGTATTGCAAACTCAAAAGAAGCAATGTACAAAGAGTTTGACAATCTGATAAAATAA
- a CDS encoding thioredoxin family protein — protein sequence MMAASDKHVILLVSQWCATCPDADALYQKLQAELGFKYEVLDVAQPEGRAWAKKLIVRSVPSTIINGKLTFVGVPSEEEVRKVLNS from the coding sequence ATGATGGCAGCTTCTGATAAACATGTTATACTTTTAGTATCTCAGTGGTGTGCTACATGTCCAGATGCAGATGCTCTTTATCAGAAATTACAAGCTGAGCTTGGATTTAAATACGAAGTGCTTGATGTGGCTCAACCAGAAGGTAGGGCTTGGGCTAAAAAATTAATAGTTAGAAGTGTTCCATCCACTATTATAAATGGCAAACTAACATTTGTAGGAGTACCCTCAGAAGAAGAGGTAAGGAAGGTGCTTAACTCATGA
- a CDS encoding glycine cleavage system protein H: MAVVNGCNIPEDLLYDVDAEANAFTWAKDNGDGTFTVGLTSVAAAMAGRLVAYTPKKPGKTVERRKSVATIESGKWVGPVPSPLSGEVVEINDTVKANPALANDDPYGAGWIAKIKPTNPSEVSTLLKGSEAVEKLGAIAKEKGISCG; the protein is encoded by the coding sequence ATGGCAGTAGTAAACGGGTGCAATATCCCAGAGGATTTACTTTACGACGTTGACGCAGAGGCCAACGCCTTTACATGGGCAAAAGACAACGGTGATGGCACCTTCACAGTGGGCCTCACTTCTGTAGCTGCAGCTATGGCTGGTAGATTGGTGGCCTATACACCGAAAAAACCAGGTAAGACTGTGGAAAGAAGAAAGTCCGTCGCTACCATAGAAAGCGGAAAATGGGTTGGTCCAGTGCCGTCTCCGTTAAGTGGTGAGGTAGTAGAGATAAACGATACAGTAAAGGCAAATCCTGCTTTAGCTAACGACGATCCATACGGTGCTGGTTGGATAGCAAAAATAAAACCTACAAATCCATCAGAAGTATCAACTCTTCTTAAAGGTTCAGAAGCCGTAGAAAAGTTAGGTGCTATAGCAAAAGAAAAAGGTATTTCCTGCGGTTAA
- a CDS encoding glycosyltransferase family 9 protein, whose product MKVLVWQTAYLGDVVLATSLLQNAVEIFGEHNVGFVGRPFIKDIFYGYPIELYPYDRSLKDSFDIIKAIKGYDAVLSLHVSFRSALILYLSGIKKRIGFDRSEGKFLYTDLIPYQEKGIHEIERNIKLLELLISKKLNPKPPKLYIEEDLKEAVKRKFNLPLSFIAISPTSNFFLKTWKQEHFVKLSKSLDKPVVILSDKRLEAFDNIKNVLNLSGLTSLKEFLATSSLSSLMIANDSSSVHIANAFGIKAISIYCATSASYGFYPINGFYLEPKLYCHPCSINPKSCKTKTYQCLDFVKPEDVLEKVKTIHDLFI is encoded by the coding sequence TTGAAAGTACTTGTTTGGCAAACAGCTTACTTAGGGGATGTGGTGCTGGCTACATCCCTTTTGCAAAATGCTGTTGAGATTTTCGGAGAACACAACGTAGGTTTTGTAGGAAGGCCTTTCATAAAAGATATTTTCTATGGTTACCCTATAGAGCTTTACCCTTACGATAGGTCGTTGAAAGACTCTTTTGATATCATAAAAGCCATAAAAGGTTACGATGCTGTTTTGTCTTTACATGTATCTTTTAGAAGCGCCTTGATATTATATTTATCTGGTATTAAAAAGCGGATAGGTTTTGATAGATCAGAAGGAAAATTTTTATATACAGACCTTATACCTTACCAAGAAAAAGGTATTCACGAGATAGAAAGAAATATAAAACTTTTGGAGCTTTTGATATCAAAAAAACTAAACCCAAAACCACCAAAGCTATATATAGAAGAAGATCTAAAAGAAGCTGTGAAAAGAAAGTTCAATTTACCACTTTCTTTTATAGCAATATCTCCTACGTCAAATTTTTTCTTAAAAACCTGGAAACAAGAGCACTTTGTAAAGCTCTCAAAATCTCTTGATAAACCTGTAGTTATATTATCTGATAAACGTTTAGAGGCTTTTGACAATATAAAAAATGTTTTAAACTTATCAGGTTTAACTTCTTTGAAAGAGTTTTTAGCTACTTCGAGTCTTTCTTCTCTTATGATTGCAAACGATTCTTCTTCTGTTCATATAGCAAACGCCTTTGGTATAAAAGCTATTTCAATATATTGTGCTACTTCAGCCTCTTATGGGTTTTATCCTATAAATGGGTTTTATTTAGAACCTAAGTTATATTGTCACCCTTGTTCTATAAATCCTAAAAGCTGTAAAACAAAAACCTATCAATGTCTTGATTTTGTAAAACCAGAGGATGTGTTAGAGAAAGTGAAGACTATTCATGATTTATTCATTTAG
- the gltA gene encoding NADPH-dependent glutamate synthase yields the protein MKKIRYYDRNQEVLMPVEKRTKTFEEYALGYTINLAIDEARRCILCKDADKRCIKGCPINVDIPGFISKIAEGNILEAYKIITQTDIFPSICGRVCPQERQCEGACILYFDTVRNKRNKGLPVNIGALEKFVGDFVRISGIEPSVDIEEKKGYKVAIVGSGPASLGCAYELARKGIDVEVYEALPKLGGVMFYGIPNARLDKSILEYEINKLKKMGVTFHTGIVVGRSMSFKELKENFDAVFIGVGAGRGNLGIKGDNLINVYSAIEFLMNIALGCQMADIKKVAIIGGGFTAVDCAISAIRFGIETHVVYRRTRETSSARDEEWDHIQEEGAIIHWLTQPKEIIGDENGYTRGLLCVRMELGEPDESGRPRPVEIPNSEFVIDCDAVVLAIGQKPNPIAFEELNLKTTKWGTLEVDQNYMCSIDGIFASGDVVNGGDTVVRALKEGKEAAKHIYDYLINKSRRS from the coding sequence ATGAAAAAAATTAGGTATTACGATAGAAACCAAGAAGTCTTAATGCCAGTGGAGAAGCGTACAAAAACCTTTGAAGAGTATGCCCTTGGCTATACAATAAATTTAGCTATAGATGAGGCAAGGCGTTGTATACTTTGCAAAGATGCAGATAAAAGATGTATTAAAGGTTGTCCTATAAATGTAGACATACCTGGTTTTATATCGAAGATAGCGGAAGGTAACATATTGGAAGCTTACAAGATAATCACTCAAACGGATATATTTCCCTCAATATGTGGAAGGGTATGTCCTCAAGAAAGGCAATGCGAAGGTGCTTGCATATTGTACTTTGATACGGTAAGAAACAAGAGAAACAAGGGCCTTCCTGTTAACATAGGGGCTTTAGAAAAGTTTGTAGGAGATTTTGTAAGGATATCTGGCATAGAACCTTCAGTAGATATAGAAGAAAAGAAAGGATACAAAGTTGCGATTGTGGGCTCAGGTCCAGCATCATTAGGATGTGCTTATGAACTTGCTAGAAAAGGTATAGATGTTGAGGTTTACGAAGCGCTTCCTAAGCTTGGTGGTGTGATGTTTTACGGTATTCCAAATGCAAGGCTTGATAAATCCATACTAGAATACGAAATAAACAAACTCAAAAAAATGGGCGTAACATTCCATACTGGCATAGTAGTAGGAAGAAGTATGTCCTTCAAAGAATTAAAAGAAAACTTTGATGCGGTGTTTATAGGTGTAGGTGCTGGTAGGGGAAATCTTGGTATAAAAGGAGACAACCTTATAAATGTATATTCTGCAATAGAATTTCTCATGAATATAGCTTTAGGTTGTCAAATGGCCGATATAAAAAAAGTAGCCATAATAGGTGGTGGATTTACCGCTGTGGATTGTGCTATAAGTGCCATAAGGTTTGGTATAGAAACCCATGTGGTTTATAGAAGAACCAGAGAAACCTCATCAGCTAGAGACGAAGAGTGGGATCACATTCAAGAAGAAGGTGCCATAATACATTGGCTTACACAACCAAAAGAAATAATAGGAGATGAAAACGGTTATACAAGAGGTCTTCTTTGTGTAAGAATGGAGCTTGGCGAGCCAGACGAGTCAGGAAGACCTAGACCAGTTGAGATACCAAACTCAGAGTTTGTTATAGACTGTGATGCTGTGGTGTTGGCTATAGGTCAAAAACCGAACCCTATAGCCTTTGAAGAACTAAACTTAAAGACTACAAAATGGGGTACTCTTGAAGTGGACCAAAATTATATGTGTTCTATTGATGGTATATTTGCATCTGGGGATGTGGTAAACGGCGGTGATACTGTAGTAAGAGCTTTGAAAGAGGGGAAAGAAGCGGCTAAGCATATTTACGATTATCTTATTAATAAATCCAGGAGGTCATAG
- a CDS encoding DsrE family protein, translated as MKKLAIVLMSDVNTSELKVEMSMRFALRASEDPRFDVRFFFWADGVKVPRQIEDIPHLKDLFYKLLEKGITTMACINNSTKLGEKEYNEEKGINVLAIGPELLELIDQGAKVITF; from the coding sequence ATGAAGAAACTAGCTATTGTGTTGATGTCTGATGTAAATACAAGTGAATTGAAAGTAGAGATGAGTATGAGGTTTGCTTTAAGAGCCTCCGAGGATCCAAGATTTGATGTTAGATTTTTCTTTTGGGCAGACGGAGTGAAGGTACCAAGGCAAATAGAGGATATACCTCATTTAAAAGATTTGTTTTATAAGCTTTTAGAAAAAGGCATTACTACAATGGCCTGTATAAACAACTCTACAAAGCTAGGGGAAAAGGAGTACAACGAAGAAAAAGGTATCAATGTTTTGGCTATTGGTCCAGAGCTTTTAGAACTTATAGATCAAGGTGCTAAAGTAATAACATTTTGA
- a CDS encoding radical SAM protein has protein sequence MIDIEVDEAFLEKLKTGLKTKEEHFGNNIFFYGPGFKHYEVEDFKTVSKPRFVDISITGKKCELMCDHCASKILHHMIPATSPEELIRVCEDLKEAGVGGILISGGSNKDNVVELYDYKDAMIYAKKELGLIVTCHVGLVDERLAKTLKEAEVDAVLLDIIGEDETIHKVYKLPHKSTKDYDESLRLLKDHGLKIVPHIIIGLHYGKIIGEFNAVDIISKYDPDALVLVVVMPYYGNARYQLIKPPSAEEAAEVILYARQKMPKNPIIIGCARPAGEYRLAFDTYAMLAGANGIAFPAEGIVSQSMEFGMKPYISPNCCSTVIFDIRDFVNG, from the coding sequence ATGATAGATATAGAAGTAGATGAAGCTTTTTTAGAAAAGCTCAAAACAGGTCTTAAAACAAAAGAGGAGCATTTTGGAAACAATATATTTTTTTATGGGCCAGGTTTTAAGCATTACGAGGTAGAGGATTTTAAAACTGTTTCCAAACCAAGGTTTGTAGATATATCTATAACTGGAAAAAAGTGCGAATTGATGTGCGATCACTGCGCTTCTAAAATATTGCATCATATGATACCTGCCACTTCACCTGAAGAACTTATAAGGGTTTGTGAGGACTTAAAAGAAGCAGGCGTTGGAGGTATATTGATATCTGGAGGTTCAAACAAAGATAACGTTGTGGAACTATATGACTATAAAGATGCCATGATATATGCCAAAAAAGAGCTGGGACTTATAGTAACATGTCATGTTGGCCTTGTGGATGAAAGATTAGCTAAGACGCTGAAAGAAGCTGAGGTGGATGCTGTTCTTTTAGATATTATAGGTGAAGATGAAACAATTCATAAGGTTTATAAACTTCCTCACAAAAGCACCAAAGACTACGACGAATCCTTAAGACTTTTAAAAGATCATGGCCTTAAAATAGTGCCGCATATTATCATAGGCCTACATTACGGCAAGATCATAGGTGAGTTTAACGCGGTGGACATAATATCAAAGTATGATCCCGATGCTTTGGTGCTTGTAGTGGTTATGCCTTACTACGGTAACGCAAGATATCAGCTTATAAAACCTCCAAGTGCTGAAGAAGCTGCAGAGGTGATACTTTACGCTAGGCAAAAAATGCCAAAAAACCCTATAATAATAGGATGTGCAAGACCAGCGGGAGAGTATCGTTTGGCTTTTGATACATACGCTATGTTAGCAGGGGCAAATGGTATAGCTTTTCCAGCAGAGGGCATAGTATCTCAAAGCATGGAATTTGGCATGAAACCTTATATATCTCCAAACTGCTGTTCTACGGTGATATTTGACATTAGGGATTTTGTGAATGGCTGA
- a CDS encoding 2-polyprenylphenol hydroxylase, with protein MAEVLEVLDISKSLKLITLKSLYLSKAKPGQFFIMQYQEKPERIPIFIMSADAEHSTVSFLLQKSDDMVVTEAFENVKPGQKLHYVEGPAGKPFPQLEYKNILFVSINWGFAGIYNVAKHLKSKNKVELAFINSDAVRLDDLKNYTDIFDHVYEFDSIEAFSKIEKPYDVVISAGSNELAKELVSVYEDKDVLCAVITRMLCTVGLCLACRIQYDGKLKLPCVEGPWLEANKIDFDDLNRRHLILKEVLVRSRKS; from the coding sequence ATGGCTGAAGTATTAGAAGTTTTAGATATCTCTAAAAGCCTAAAACTAATAACACTAAAGAGTTTGTATCTTTCAAAAGCAAAGCCTGGTCAGTTTTTTATCATGCAATATCAAGAAAAGCCAGAAAGAATACCCATTTTTATCATGAGTGCAGATGCAGAACACAGTACGGTTTCTTTTTTATTGCAAAAATCTGATGATATGGTGGTGACTGAGGCTTTTGAAAATGTAAAGCCAGGGCAAAAGTTGCATTACGTGGAAGGTCCAGCGGGAAAGCCTTTTCCTCAGCTAGAATATAAAAATATACTATTTGTCAGTATAAATTGGGGTTTTGCAGGTATATACAATGTTGCAAAACATCTAAAATCAAAAAACAAAGTAGAACTTGCTTTCATAAATTCTGATGCTGTGCGTTTAGATGATTTGAAAAACTATACAGATATATTTGATCATGTTTATGAGTTTGATAGTATAGAGGCTTTTAGTAAGATCGAGAAACCATATGATGTTGTTATAAGTGCTGGTTCTAACGAGTTAGCTAAAGAGTTAGTTAGTGTTTATGAAGATAAAGATGTTCTGTGTGCAGTTATCACAAGGATGCTTTGTACGGTAGGGCTCTGTTTGGCTTGCAGGATTCAATATGATGGCAAACTTAAACTCCCTTGCGTAGAAGGGCCTTGGCTTGAAGCCAACAAGATAGATTTTGATGATTTAAACAGAAGGCACCTAATTTTAAAAGAAGTGTTGGTGCGTTCTAGGAAGAGTTGA
- a CDS encoding CoB--CoM heterodisulfide reductase iron-sulfur subunit B family protein yields the protein MGVIGKRVAYYPGCSLEGAARAYDVSLRLVAKDLELQFDYLEDYNCCGAMESKNVTFWGTILMNARNMSLARKQGHEVIVAPCNGCSFSLQRAWYFLTTDNSVLTKTNALLREGGVDPLDVIPETYHALEWLYEEAGPEKIKEKTKKPLKGLKVANYYGCLYTRPHFYARTYSHSGGQDLDKDRPMRRATADDDEHPFFQNKLLEAAGATSVDFEPMHTQCCGGPHSLSDESVSEKFVMMILQNAKRNGADVIATECPLCHASLEMYRHRLMLKGVPDVDVPAVYFTQLLGLALGRSASEVKLKDNLSDPLPVLKRYGLA from the coding sequence ATGGGTGTTATAGGTAAACGTGTGGCTTACTACCCAGGTTGCTCATTAGAAGGTGCAGCTAGAGCTTACGATGTATCTTTAAGACTGGTAGCTAAAGATTTGGAGTTACAGTTTGATTATTTAGAAGATTACAACTGTTGCGGAGCAATGGAATCAAAAAATGTAACGTTCTGGGGCACCATTTTAATGAACGCTAGAAATATGTCTTTGGCTAGAAAACAAGGACATGAAGTAATAGTGGCTCCTTGTAACGGTTGTTCTTTTTCACTCCAAAGGGCTTGGTACTTTCTAACCACCGATAATTCTGTGCTTACTAAAACAAATGCTCTTTTAAGAGAAGGCGGTGTGGATCCTTTGGATGTAATACCTGAGACATATCATGCTTTAGAGTGGCTTTACGAAGAAGCTGGCCCAGAAAAAATAAAAGAAAAGACCAAGAAACCTTTAAAAGGTTTAAAGGTAGCCAACTACTACGGTTGTCTATATACAAGACCGCACTTCTATGCTAGGACATATTCGCACTCTGGTGGTCAGGACTTAGATAAAGATAGACCCATGAGAAGAGCAACGGCTGATGATGATGAACATCCATTTTTCCAAAACAAACTCTTAGAAGCAGCCGGAGCTACTAGTGTAGATTTTGAACCTATGCATACCCAATGTTGCGGTGGTCCTCACTCCTTGTCGGATGAGTCAGTGTCAGAAAAATTTGTTATGATGATATTGCAAAACGCTAAAAGAAATGGCGCCGATGTTATAGCTACCGAATGTCCACTTTGCCATGCTTCTTTGGAAATGTATAGGCATAGATTAATGTTAAAAGGTGTTCCAGATGTTGATGTACCAGCCGTTTATTTTACTCAACTCTTAGGTCTTGCATTGGGAAGAAGCGCCTCTGAAGTAAAGCTAAAAGACAATTTATCTGATCCATTACCAGTATTGAAAAGATACGGTTTGGCATGA
- a CDS encoding DUF4878 domain-containing protein, translating to MSKKKIIIGIVALGAVFLLFRACGSSPQGISRDLVSDFVANLKDHHPMKAIRKLDPSLRESLESQLKLPLALVEMKPYEALGASLEGQMSFVKSFKIKNVSKISDSEVKVVLETKDNEHMERDITFTVSKENDSWKITNISF from the coding sequence ATGTCAAAGAAGAAAATTATTATAGGAATAGTAGCCTTAGGGGCTGTATTTTTGCTTTTTAGAGCTTGCGGGTCTTCACCTCAAGGAATATCTAGAGATTTAGTATCGGATTTTGTTGCTAATCTAAAAGACCATCATCCTATGAAAGCTATAAGAAAGCTTGATCCAAGCCTAAGGGAAAGCTTAGAAAGCCAATTAAAATTACCACTTGCTTTAGTGGAGATGAAGCCGTACGAAGCTTTGGGGGCTTCTTTGGAGGGTCAGATGTCTTTTGTAAAATCTTTTAAGATTAAAAACGTATCAAAAATTTCAGACTCTGAGGTAAAGGTTGTGCTAGAAACCAAAGACAACGAGCATATGGAACGTGATATTACCTTTACTGTATCAAAAGAGAACGACTCTTGGAAGATAACCAACATAAGTTTTTAG